Genomic segment of Saccharomycodes ludwigii strain NBRC 1722 chromosome VI, whole genome shotgun sequence:
GGGAAAAATTAAGGGAAAAGGAACTGGATAAAGATCAAAAACTGAGAACCAGAgatgaattaaaattgaaacaaTATCAATTGCTAAAAGAAGAGTACGGTATCCAAAATTTTGatggtattgttattgaagATTATGAGGACACTAAACATTTGGTAGAGAGAATTACAGGTCAAACAttaaaagaagatgatgCTGTCTTGgaacaatttaaaaaagagcAACAAGTACCAAACATTTTACCACCACGGGATACTACAGATTTTTATGACTCTAAAGCTAGAAAATATGATAGTGATATCGGAATGGAAGAGAAGATTGTTTTTATGGGTTCGAAACGTAAATGGTTGACGAGCCATTGTAAAGGTGATGTCTTGGAAGTTTCTTGTGGTACTGGCagaaatatcaaatatttaGATCCTACTAAGTTAAATTCTGTGACATTTTTGGACGCTTCAAGGAATATGGTTGAGGTTACAcaagaaaaatttagaaatgAATACCCTGGTTTTGCCAAAGCTGCTTTTGTTGTGGGCAAAGCTGAGGATTTGATTGActtggataaaaaaaatcaagtTAAATATGATACTATTTTGGAAGCGTTTGGCTTATGTTCACATAAGGATCCGGTTAGagctttaaaaaatttcgAACAATTATTGAAACCAGACGGcagaataattttattagagCATGGTAGAGGCGATTATGATTTTGTTAACAAGGTTTTGGATAAAAGAGCTGATAACCGTCTAGAAACTTGGGGGTGTAGATGGAATTTAGATATTGGCGAATTACTAGACGACTCTGGCCTAGAAGTCGTTgaggaaaaaagatttcATCTTGGTACTACTTGGGCTATTGTAGCTAAAAGAAAGGGAGCtgcaaagaaaaaagaagaaatcgGGTTTATTGAAAAGTACATTGGTTCTAGTGTGAGGAAGAGAGCCAACGAGTTTATTGACCATGATGATAAAATCGCTAATCAACAGAAAACAGATTTACCTGAGAACAAGAAATAAGGTTAAAAAgtattagtagtattattattattcttattattattaattttagtGATTTAACATGTAGATAGTATTAGTATAtattgtattaaaaaataaagtaatatgtagaaagaaaaaaaaaatacaagcTCTAGGCAGACCctcttattttttcacCATTTATCACGTCTTGGCCCAAAGATTCCATAGTTTCGGTTTCGACTAAAGAACTCAAATCAGGATAGGCCAGACTTGCCTCATAAGCAGCTATTATACGTTGCTCATTTATACCAATCTCGCAATGAGCCAATGATTTGATTACGTTAGCATATCTAGTAATGGTCTGTTTAatagaaaaggaaatatcATCATTCTTATCAGAATAAATCTCCCAAGATGATTCTTCTTCTAATCTGGTTATTCCAAGTTGCAACTCATCACTAACACCTCTTTTTGTAGTTAATGCTGTACCTCTTGATATATTCTTTAAAGTATTCGCATTCTTGCCACTTAAAGAAACATTAGCACGGGCATTGTTATTTGATGTCTTTCGTAGCCATATATAACCATTTACGCCCAATATAACAGTGACACCCCCAGGCAAATCATGGGTATGATCTTTTGATCTGATGATTAGAGAATTAGGaacttccaaaaaaaacccATTCCTTAACTT
This window contains:
- the OMS1 gene encoding putative RNA methyltransferase (similar to Saccharomyces cerevisiae YDR316W | OMS1 | OXA1 Multicopy Suppressor), with translation MFASKSRLLSDRISYQLLLLRNKGSTASCVHKSTIIRANNTIRYFTKSSITNEKLTQKQERAKKLLEEQLKSPYRLIRWAAIARTEQFQKGLTKYLVGIYIVFFLYGGYIMRKLFNREKELEALLKKDDKDKNQWEKLREKELDKDQKLRTRDELKLKQYQLLKEEYGIQNFDGIVIEDYEDTKHLVERITGQTLKEDDAVLEQFKKEQQVPNILPPRDTTDFYDSKARKYDSDIGMEEKIVFMGSKRKWLTSHCKGDVLEVSCGTGRNIKYLDPTKLNSVTFLDASRNMVEVTQEKFRNEYPGFAKAAFVVGKAEDLIDLDKKNQVKYDTILEAFGLCSHKDPVRALKNFEQLLKPDGRIILLEHGRGDYDFVNKVLDKRADNRLETWGCRWNLDIGELLDDSGLEVVEEKRFHLGTTWAIVAKRKGAAKKKEEIGFIEKYIGSSVRKRANEFIDHDDKIANQQKTDLPENKK